From the Toxoplasma gondii ME49 chromosome VIIa, whole genome shotgun sequence genome, one window contains:
- a CDS encoding Adenosine/AMP deaminase domain-containing protein (encoded by transcript TGME49_205720), protein MSPSATLPSFEEIASLPKIELHAHLFGSIRVPVLEEIRQRAAEEHKQTTESCYGANADEAAANVARIEGKCIDIGDAFAYFSAVYEIVRRKDDIVYALRRVLEDFSQDNVVYLELRTTLKTIPEEGIDPDNYVALLVEELKSAEKQYPMIVRLILSLNRSRLTSEVETREETVKILDLVAKYPEWIVGVDIAGDPRKGNILPALEVLEKEVMNPSGAHHGKLKVTVHTSEVEGSEKETKAVLKLAPHRIGHGCYLAVDQREFLLKEKICVEICPSSNMCTLNLRDLKDHPFSYYYGKKVLSNAVCICTDDIGLFDTSLSKELHVLSQAYNLSLSDVMDLQRSALAAAFCRDEDKAKIEEKFFRPHI, encoded by the exons ATGTCTCCATCCGCCACTCTACCGTCGTTTGAGGAAATTGCTTCTCTTCCTAAGATCGAGCTGCATGCCCACCTCTTCGGATCCATCCGCGTGCCCGTTCTGGAAGAGATACGACAGAGGGCAGCCGAGGAGCATAAGCAAACGACGGAGAGTTGCTACGGGGCGAATGCAGATGAGGCAGCTGCGAATGTCGCTCGGATCGAGGGAAAGTGCATCGACATAGGGGACGCGTTCGCATATTTTTCGGCCGTCTACGAAATTGTACGGCGAAAGGATGACATCGTTTACGCGCTTCGGAGGGTCCTTGAAGATTTCAGTCAAGATAACGTCGTCTACCTAGAACTGCGGACA ACCTTGAAAACGATTCCGGAAGAAGGGATCGACCCTGACAACTACGTGGCCTTGCTAGTTGAGGAGCTGAAGTCTGCTGAGAAGCAGTACCCGATGATC GTACGCCTCATTCTCTCCTTGAACCGTAGTCGGCTGACAAGCGAAGTCGAGACGCGCGAAGAAACTGTCAAGATTCTCGATCTGGTGGCGAAATATCCGGAGTGGATT GTCGGAGTGGATATTGCCGGCGATCCTCGCAAAGGAAACATCTTGCCTGCCTTGGAAGTGCTCGAAAAAGAGGTGATGAATCCAAGTGGCGCGCACCACGGTAAACTCAAGGTCACAGTGCACACGTCGGAAGTG GAAGGttcggagaaggagacgaaagctGTGTTGAAGCTGGCACCTCACCGTATCGGTCATGGGTGCTACCTG GCTGTTGATCAAAGGGAGTTTCTCCTCAAGGAAAAAATCTGCGTCGAGATTTGCCCCTCTTCAAACATGTGCACACTCAACCTGAG AGATTTGAAAGACCATCCTTTTTCGTACTACTACGGCAAGAAAGTGCTCTCCAACGCCGTTTGCATCTGCACTGATGACATTG GTCTCTTTGATACATCACTTTCGAAGGAACTTCATGTTCTTAGCCAGGCGTATAACCTTTCTCTATCCGATGTTATGGACCTTCAGCGGTCTGCGTTGGCGGCTGCTTTCTGTCGCGATGAAGACAAAGCCAAAATCGAGGAGAAATTCTTCCGTCCGCACATTTGA
- a CDS encoding lysine-tRNA ligase (encoded by transcript TGME49_205710): MRSPCSGGKSLFEALSLVFCWRPRVWPRVLQSDASQSRHQFLNSYRLPGTSPHFRPVSTMAPPAGDVATEAPEKRQANVNGDEPKISASERRRLRKAEQAAAKKDSKQQQQEGNSSPAVNNKAQKPEEELDPTQYFEKRCHLVQDLQRKGVPAYPHKFQVTLTIPEFIKMYGGLGDGEHLENEEVQIAGRISRVSASGQKLRFYDIRGDGEKIQVMSNFSYHDEKAGDFSEVHNRFRRGDVIGIRGFPGKSKRGELSIFPREVTLLSPCLHMLPERNSLKDFEVRFRHRYLDLMVNDETRKTFLIRSRIVNYLRRFLEDRGFVEVETPMMNVIAGGAAARPFKTHHNDLDMDLYMRIAPELFLKMLIVGGMDRVFEIGKNFRNEGIDMTHNPEFTACEFYWAYADYNDLMNFTEELVSSMVMALHGTYQIQFHPDGPGSEPVTLDFTPPFARLSMVEEIEKQAGVTLPRPLDGDECIAFMKELLIKNKVDLPQPATSAKLLDALCGEYVECQARTKPVFITEHPQIMSPLAKWHRSKPELTERFELFLMGKELCNAYTELNDPVRQRECFMDQAKAKAAGDDEATCIDEVFCTALEYGLPPTGGWGIGIDRLTMFLSDHNTIKEVILFPAMRPQPLVGIPGKHGSDAGAPGEASAPAQ; this comes from the exons ATGCGCTCTCCCTGTTCTGGCGGAAAGAGCTTATTCGAGGCGTTGTCTCTTGTGTTTTGTTGGCGTCCTCGCGTTTGGCCGCGTGTTCTCCAGTCCGACGCTTCGCAGAGCCGACACCAGTTTCTAAATTCGTACAGACTACCCGGCACGAGTCCTCATTTCAGACCTGTCTCCACCATGGCTCCTCCCGCGGGCGACGTCGCAACTGAGGCAcctgagaagagacaggcgaatGTGAATGGAGATGAACCGAAGATCTCTGCCTC ggagagaagacgcctgcGCAAGGCAGAGCAAGCTGCTGCGAAGAAGGACTCGAAGCAGCAACAGCAAGAAGGCAACAGCTCTCCGGCAGTCAACAACAAGGCCCAGAAGCCTGAGGAAGAGCTGGACCCGACTCAATACTTCGAGAAACGGTGCCATCTTGTGCAGGACCTCCAGCGAAAGGGTGTTCCCGCGTACCCCCACAAGTTCCAG GTGACCCTGACGATTCCAGAATTCATCAAGATGTACGGTGGTCTTGGCGACGGCGAGCACCTTGAAAATGAGGAAGTTCAGATTGCGG GCCGTATCTCGCGTGTCTCGGCTAGCGGACAGAAGCTGCGCTTTTACGACATCCGTGGTGACGGGGAAAAGATCCAGGTCATGTCGAATTTCAGTTATCACGATGAGAAAGCAGGGGACTTCTCAGAGGTCCACAACCGATTCCGAAGAGGAGATGTTATTG GAATTCGCGGCTTCCCCGGCAAGTCGAAACGCGGCGAGCTGTCAATCTTCCCCCGTGAAGTGACCCTGCTGAGTCCTTGCCTCCACATGCTGCCGGAGCGCAACTCTCTGAAGGATTTCGAAGTCCGCTTCCGTCACCGGTACCTCGATCTTATGGTCAACGACGAAACCCGCAAAACGTTCCTGATCCG GTCCCGGATTGTCAACTACTTGCGCCGCTTTTTGGAAGACCGTGGTTTCGTAGAGGTCGAGACTCCGATGATGAACGTTATCGCCGGTGGCGCAGCAGCACGACCTTTCAAGACGCACCACAACGACTTAGATATGGACCTGTACATGCGTATTGCCCCGGAATTGTTCTTGAAGATGCTCATTGTGGGCGGCATGGACCGTGTATTTGAAATTGGCAAGAACTTTCGAAATGAAGGGATCGACATGACGCATAACCCAGAATTCACCGCTTGCGAGTTCTACTGGGCCTACGCTGACTACAACGACCTCATGAATTTCACCGAGGAACTGGTGTCGT ctaTGGTAATGGCGCTCCATGGGACCTACCAGATTCAGTTTCACCCAGATGGCCCAGGCAGCGAGCCTGTAACTCTCGATTTCACTCCCCCGTTTGCGCGTCTGTCTATGGTAGAGGAGATTGAGAAGCAGGCGGGAGTGACGCTGCCGCGACCACTGGATGGGGATGAATGCATCGCCTTCATGAAAGAACTGCTGATCAAGAACAAGGTGGATCTCCCCCAGCCTGCCACGAGTGCGAAGCTGCTCGATGCTCTCTGCGGAGAGTATGTGGAGTGTCAAGCGCGGACAAAACCAGTGTTCATCACAGAGCACCCGCAGATCATGTCCCCGCTGGCCAAATGGCATCGGTCAAAGCCCGAGCTGACAGAACGCTTCGAGCTGTTCCTAATGGGGAAGGAACTCTGCAATGCTTATACCGAACTGAACGATCCAGTCAGGCAGCGTGAATGTTTTATGGACCAAGCAAAG GCGAAGGCAGCTGGCGATGACGAGGCCACTTGCATTGATGAAGTCTTCTGCACCGCGCTGGAGTACGGCCTGCCTCCCACTGGTGGCTGGGGTATTGGTATCGACCGGCTGACAATGTTCCTGTCGGATCACAATACCATCAAAGAGGTCATCCTGTTCCCTGCAATGAGACCCCAGCCATTGGTCGGGATACCAGGAAAACACGGATCTGACGCTGGAGCCCCCGGCGAGGCGTCTGCTCCGGCACAGTAA
- a CDS encoding hypothetical protein (encoded by transcript TGME49_205690~Predicted trans-membrane domain (TMHMM2.0):172-190:199-222:242-265:295-318), whose protein sequence is MSPVHSTQSHPRVSSQKPQAHAPVGTSALVSRGSDSQWLARAVFGDHELFPTAFPFIGGSEAVTETLSNTEAEEASTHLRDSLMVDAGFQFSCDPILATQPPRSACKTDDGERGYRPSVRHAHSDNGHHAVYHRTEAPLRSYSLMDIENDAFTGIHEDDVENAMGHCLRNLQFVFSFLLLCLGTSLLLHWPDMRNTSPLLFYYILGCMLAEVVLVFCLACFMCLMACLVGEGGAAYGSVMCGLLHRVAEGATHYTLTGVGAYTLYNFNELESTLFQSEEHIQEKFNWLLVYVGCEVVISLLYSLQTLGTLFGIFKFVLVKIYAKITGRGEVQFQQGDAPIIYASLDQYRRALPTMRNPVDIAFARHHQRSAQASTPKEGEGTVDVEMGGVGSSSQDTTRSTQPLLVNHT, encoded by the coding sequence ATGTCTCCTGTTCACTCAACTCAATCTCACCCTCGAGTGTCGTCGCAGAAGCCTCAAGCTCACGCGCCTGTTGGTACTTCTGCTTTGGTGTCGAGAGGGTCAGACTCACAGTGGCTTGCACGGGCCGTTTTTGGCGATCATGAACTGTTTCCGACTGCATTTCCCTTTATTGGAGGGTCGGAGGCTGTGACAGAAACACTATCAAATacagaggccgaggaagCAAGCACACATCTTCGGGATTCTCTTATGGTAGACGCTGGTTTCCAGTTCAGCTGTGATCCCATATTGGCAACTCAGCCACCTCGTAGTGCTTGTAAGACAGATGACGGAGAGCGTGGATACAGACCGTCGGTGCGGCACGCCCATTCAGACAACGGCCACCACGCGGTCTACCACCGCACTGAGGCGCCTTTGCGTTCCTACTCGCTTATGGATATCGAAAATGATGCATTTACAGGCATTCATGAAGATGATGTGGAGAACGCTATGGGCCATTGCTTGCGGAATCTGCAGTTCGTCTTCAGTTTCCTGCTTCTGTGTTTGGGAACGTCGTTACTGCTTCATTGGCCAGATATGAGGAATACGTCCCCCCTACTGTTTTATTATATCCTTGGATGCATGCTGGCGGAAGTCGTTCTCGTGTTCTGTCTTGCATGTTTCATGTGTCTCATGGCATGCCTCGTGGGGGAGGGCGGAGCTGCCTACGGCAGTGTTATGTGCGGCCTCCTACACCGTGTGGCAGAGGGCGCAACCCACTACACGCTTACGGGTGTCGGGGCGTACACACTATATAACTTCAATGAACTCGAAAGCACGCTATTCCAGTCGGAGGAGCATATCCAGGAGAAGTTCAACTGGTTGCTGGTCTATGTAGGATGTGAGGTGGTTATCTCTTTGCTGTATTCTCTCCAAACCCTGGGGACCCTATTCGGGATTTTCAAGTTTGTTCTTGTCAAAATCTACGCGAAGATaacaggaagaggagaagtgCAGTTTCAacagggcgacgcgcccaTCATCTACGCGTCTCTCGACCAGTATCGCAGAGCACTGCCGACAATGCGGAACCCCGTTGATATTGCATTTGCAAGGCATCATCAGCGAAGCGCCCAAGCGAGCACGCCAAAGGAAGGTGAAGGGACCGTTGACGTAGAAATGGGCGGAGTTGGCTCTTCCAGCCAAGACACTACTCGGAGTACACAACCTCTCCTTGTTAACCACACATAA
- a CDS encoding cyclophilin precursor (encoded by transcript TGME49_205700~Predicted trans-membrane domain (TMHMM2.0):127-150), with protein MSTRTTPTGRSETLPTQKSQHLCERANERQSVEGAIFGWSCAREVGTVCASAEAACAAFVCHKGHEATTFEHPTHRSSPDQEMSRPVRTLLPHGLSPHGCLTHTTRVGTPATCASLFCPKHPRLWKSVYFLSIWFLCAVFVPITVGAVRYTKHPTRLRPGSLPCVAFCLYSSRLSTMPNPRVFFDISIDKKPAGRIEFELFADVVPKTAENFRALCTGEKGTGRSGKPLYYKGCPFHRIIPQFMCQGGDFTRMNGTGGESIYGEKFADENFSYKHSEPFLLSMANAGPNTNGSQFFITTVPCPWLDGKHVVFGKVVAGQEVVKMMEAEGRSNGQPKCAVEISSCGQLS; from the coding sequence ATGTCTACACGGACAACACCCACAGGGCGGTCTGAGACTTTGCCAACTCAAAAAAGTCAACACCTTTGTGAGCGCGCCAACGAACGGCAATCGGTGGAAGGGGCCATTTTCGGTTGGAGCTGTGCGAGGGAAGTGGGGACGGTGTGCGCGAGTGCAGAAGCCGCATGCGCTGCGTTTGTTTGTCACAAAGGCCACGAAGCGACCACGTTCGAACACCCCACCCACCGTAGTTCACCCGATCAAGAAATGTCTCGGCCGGTGCGGACACTTCTCCCTCATGGTCTTTCCCCTCACGGATGTTTGACGCACACAACACGAGTTGGTACGCCAGCGACCTGCGCGTCACTTTTTTGTCCCAAACATCCACGTCTTTGGAAGAGCGTTTACTTTCTCAGTATCTGGTTTCTGTGTGCCGTCTTTGTTCCTATCACCGTGGGAGCAGTACGATACACTAAACATCCGACGCGTCTCCGACCGGGATCTTTACCGTGTGTTGCTTTTTGTTTATATTCTTCAAGACTTTCCACAATGCCAAACCCACGCGTGTTCTTCGACATCAGCATTGACAAGAAGCCTGCGGGCCGCATTGAATTCGAGCTGTTCGCCGATGTTGTTCCCAAAACGGCAGAAAACTTCCGTGCTCTGTGCACTGGCGAGAAGGGTACAGGTCGCAGCGGAAAGCCGCTATACTACAAGGGATGCCCCTTCCACAGAATCATTCCGCAGTTTATGTGCCAAGGAGGTGACTTCACCCGCATGAATGGAACTGGTGGCGAGTCTATTTACGGTGAAAAGTTTGCGGATGAGAACTTCAGCTACAAGCACTCCGAGCCCTTCCTCTTGTCTATGGCGAATGCTGGACCCAACACCAACGGCTCTCAGTTTTTCATTACAACTGTGCCCTGCCCCTGGTTGGACGGCAAGCACGTTGTTTTTGGGAAGGTTGTTGCTGGACAGGAGGTTGTGAAAATGATGGAGGCAGAGGGCCGTTCCAATGGTCAACCCAAGTGTGCTGTTGAAATTTCGTCATGCGGTCAGCTCTCGTAA
- a CDS encoding hypothetical protein (encoded by transcript TGME49_205730), with amino-acid sequence MDRKLDRKLTVEIQRRPQRSQTSMRSTSSLRVDSGPSDPSQIMNTLTECYAPEDFDEASSLLICNFPPGCNPFTARNYITWWGPVIRIERAPSVSQEANFIVVFAAPEFAKKVLDCCPIVYDDGKTMLYSRRVDDRVTVWKKLSDYWTGLVG; translated from the exons ATGGATCGCAAACTGGATCGCAAACTTACCGTTGAAATTCAGCGGCGACCGCAGAGGTCTCAGACTAGCATGCGATCGACCAGCAGCTTGCGGGTAGACAGTGGTCCTAGCGACCCGAGCCAAATTATGAATACTCTGACTGAATGCTATGCG CCGGAAGATTTCGACGAGGCCTCGTCCCTGCTGATATGCAACTTTCCGCCCGGTTGCAATCCCTTTACGGCACGAAACTACATTACGTGGTGGGGTCCAGTTATTCGAATTGAACGCGCGCCTTCAGTGAGTCAAGAGGCGAACTTCATCGTCGTTTTCGCGGCGCCTGAGTTTGCTAAG AAGGTTCTTGATTGCTGTCCTATCGTCTACGATGATGGAAAGACAATGCTATATAGTCGCCGAGTCGACGACAGAGTCACAGTGTGGAAAAAACTTTCCGATTACTGGACCGGG CTTGTAGGATGA
- a CDS encoding hypothetical protein (encoded by transcript TGME49_205680~Predicted trans-membrane domain (TMHMM2.0):6-26:568-591:610-633:636-659:663-681:685-708), translating into MHSTRRLWASVGVLSAAIFISALFQADRGEGHRFKGSAYTDADADTTDNHVNLHTDWSSQSRKHGLKPIHRHHRDTDSYAPPSNSAFNDATSPRNSSFLLPTPSTGTTETNLSISGAVPVEPFSPSRTVKRAIANGRPEILAMLPAASHAPLPPIMNPASRAGLEETADPSRVATQPAAPSQTGVPTVFAQSLSRVAPAVAPPVVAPEGAVAATVPVPVSAGQNQGIPLVAGEGGVLDAHAVSPPMTNQGALGSVGVTTTSVLPATTSGVGVVPQSEKPLAPATTPTTVPAPVPAGEQPAVNAEPVVAAAASTAAAPTPSAATAPQTGAVAPAAPTALPAGAAAPAAATSIPAGASAPAAATSIPAGAAAPAAATSIPAGAAAPAAATSIPAGAAAPAAATSILAGAAAPAAATSIPAGAAAPAVVAAPASPPAASSSTGSSAVPAAAASTGAPPAPAAMAGAIGTSGGASGVSLVPQAVAGATSASAGENVPAAAGVTGASAVTRRSTVGNNRLMVTDSVEGAPDAQEELLLDPSVEEISVGSVGARVIHSQQRVRTAAEACFDACSCWPVWSISIVVLVVNIVASFVAFHLTASLYSKGLFSSHFYKGGGYWMIGAAIGGLVTGGLIGGFVPPACWAGALYLGGSMMSQSIAIVLLGRRGAWLGALGGVGCGGVIGFFTGTGGVGIMVGVFVGLLLGIVVGFAPVCRSLKLNERYIRAGMRVSSGLSSRFSDDGRESKHHSGTMTPLSPRTTRTPTSRRLPGSEVGATSTVHSSKRYTEDRVHALASDGGRSRQNDAPDQVES; encoded by the exons ATGCATTCCACGAGGCGCCTTTGGGCCTCCGTTGGCGTTCTTTCAGCCGCCATCTTTATCAGTGCCCTGTTCCAAGCAGACAGGGGAGAGGGACACAGATTCAAGGGTTCTGCCTACACCGACGCAGACGCTGACACTACTGATAACCATGTGAATTTACATACGGACTGGTCGTCCCAATCCCGGAAGCATGGTTTGAAACCTATTCACAGGCATCATAGAGATACTGATAGTTACGCGCCCCCTTCAAATTCCGCCTTCAATGACGCGACATCTCCTCGGAActcctccttccttcttcctaCACCTTCAACCGGAACTACGGAGACAAACTTGAGTATCTCCGGCGCAGTTCCTGTTGaacctttttctccttctcgaaCTGTCAAACGCGCCATCGCAAATGGTCGACCGGAAATTCTTGCAATGCTGCCAGCCGCATCACATGCACCACTGCCACCTATTATGAATCCTGCGTCCCGGGCAGggctcgaggagacagctgatCCGAGCCGGGTGGCAACGCAACCCGCGGCTCCATCACAAACTGGAGTTCCTACAGTGTTTGCGCAGTCTCTGTCACGTGTAGCGCCCGCAGTGGCACCACCAGTGGTGGCTCCCGAAGGAGCGGTTGCAGCCACCGTTCCCGTCCCCGTATCAGCTGGACAGAACCAAGGAATCCCTCTTGTTGCAGGTGAAGGAGGCGTCTTGGATGCTCATGCCGTCTCACCACCGATGACGAACCAAGGTGCACTGGGTTCCGTTGGTGTGACTACGACTTCTGTTTTGCCTGCTACGACCTCTGGTGTAGGCGTCGTTCCTCAGTCAGAGAAGCCGCTTGCCCCTGCAACAACACCAACAACTGTACCGGCTCCAGTCCCTGCTGGAGAACAGCCAGCAGTCAACGCTGAACCGGTGGtagcagctgctgcttcaACCGCTGCAGCTCCAACACCCTCAGCAGCTACAGCACCTCAAACAGGGGCAGTCGCACCAGCAGCTCCTACAGCACTTCCAGCAGGTGCAGCCGCACCAGCAGCTGCTACATCAATTCCAGCAGGTGCATCCGCACCAGCAGCTGCTACATCAATTCCAGCAGGGGCAGCCGCACCAGCAGCTGCTACATCAATTCCAGCAGGGGCAGCCGCACCAGCAGCTGCTACATCAATTCCAGCAGGGGCAGCCGCACCAGCAGCTGCTACATCAATTCTAGCAGGGGCAGCCGCACCAGCAGCTGCTACATCAATTCCAGCAGGGGCAGCCGCACCAGCAGTTGTTGCAGCTCCTGCTTCACCtcctgcagcttcttcctccacagGTTCATCGGCTGTTCCCGCGGCGGCAGCTAGCACCGGTGCTCCTCCCGCTCCCGCAGCGATGGCTGGAGCCATAGGGACAAGTGGTGGTGCCTCCGGTGTTTCACTGGTACCACAAGCAGTTGCAGGAGCGACTTCAGCATCAGCAGGAGAGAATGTGCCGGCAGCAGCTGGAGTGACTGGTGCTTCTGCTGTCACAAGGAGATCAACTGTAGGAAACAACAGACTGATGGTAACCGACTCTGTTGAGGGCGCGCCCGATGCGCAAGAAGAGTTGCTGCTCGATCCTTCAGTGGAAGAGATCTCTGTCGGGTCGGTCGGCGCTAGAGTTATCCACTCTCAACAGAGAGTCCGGACT GCTGCGGAAGCTTGCTTCGATGCCTGCTCATGCTGGCCGGTGTGGTCTATCAGCATCGTGGTACTCGTCGTCAACATCGTTGCCAGCTTTGTCGCCTTTCACCTCACCGCCTCCCTGTATTCGAAG GGACTTTTTTCGTCTCATTTCTACAAGGGTGGCGGCTACTGGATGATTGGTGCAGCGATCGGCGGGTTGGTGACGGGGGGCCTCATCGGAGGTTTCGTCCCTCCCGCTTGCTGGGCGGGAGCTCTGTACCTCGGCGGTTCCATGATGTCACAGTCCATCGCCATTGTCCTTCTCGGTCGACGAGGTGCATGGCTGGGAGCACTTGGCGGCGTTGGCTGTGGAGGGGTCATCGGTTTCTTTACTGGAACAGGTGGCGTTGGCATCATGGTGGGGGTGTTTGTTGGTCTCCTCTTGGGCATCGTTGTCGGCTTCGCCCCAGTTTGTCGATCTCTGAAGCTTAATGAGCGGTACATCCGAGCGGGAATGAGAGTTTCCAGCGGCCTCTCGTCACG GTTCTCTGATGATGGCCGCGAAAGCAAGCATCACTCCGGAACAATGACGCCCCTTTCTCC GAGAACAACACGCACGCCTACAAGCAGACGATTGCCTGGGTCTGAGGTGGGAGCTACATCTACTGTACATTCTTCAAAGCGATATACAGAAGACCGCGTTCACGCCCTAGCGTCAGATGGCGGCCGAAGTCGTCAGAATGACGCTCCGGATCAGGTCGAATCATAG